Proteins from a single region of Scleropages formosus chromosome 24, fSclFor1.1, whole genome shotgun sequence:
- the ghitm gene encoding growth hormone-inducible transmembrane protein: protein MLVARLACLRSLPAAGLRSALVQGPPTVRCSILKSTLPLVKPHQGYSSKARFALRRGRTTREQLKEAAFEPATDTAIKIDSMGRMILAGGAAVGLGALCYYGLGMSNEIGAIEKAVIWPQYVKDRIHSTYAYFAGSVGLTALSAVAVSRTPALLGLMMRGSWLAIGATFAAMIGAGMLVRSISYEHSPVPKHLAWMLHAGVMGAVVAPLTLLGGPLMLRAAWYTAGIVGGLSTVAMCAPSEKFLNMGGPLAVGFGVVFASSLGSMFLPPTSAFGAGLYSVAVYGGLILFSMFLLYDTQKVIKRAESHPLYGVQRYDPINACMGIYMDTLNIFMRMVMILAGGGGGRKK from the exons ATGCTGGTGGCTCGACTCGCATGCCTGCGCAGTCTGCCTGCAGCGGGGCTGCGCTCTGCATTAGTGCAGGGCCCTCCGACTGTCAGGTGCTCCATCCTCAAGTCCACTCTGCCCTTGGTAAAGCCTCACCAG GGATATTCTTCCAAAGCTCGGTTTGCTCTCCGACGAGGCCGGACAACCCGGGAGCAGCTCAAAGAAGCAGCTTTTGAGCCAGCAACTGACACAGCCATAAAAA TTGACAGCATGGGAAGGATGATCCTGGCAGGAGGAGCTGCAGTAGGCCTCGGGGCACTCTGCTATTACGGCCTTGGCATGTCCAATGAAATCGGTGCCATCGAGAAGGCAGT TATCTGGCCCCAGTATGTGAAGGACAGGATTCACTCTACTTACGCATACTTTGCCGGCAGTGTGGGGCTCACAGCCTTATCTGCCGTGGCAGTGAGCAGGACCCCTGCCCTCTTGGGTCTCATGATGAGAGGTTCCTGGCTG gccaTTGGTGCCACATTTGCTGCCATGATCGGGGCTGGCATGTTGGTCAGATCAATTTCATATGAACACAGCCCAGTGCCCAAACACCTCGCCTGGATGCTGCACGCAG GTGTGATGGGGGCAGTGGTGGCTCCCCTGACTCTCCTGGGTGGACCTCTGATGCTGAGGGCTGCCTGGTACACTGCAGGCATTGTGGGGGGCCTGTCCACAGTGGCGATGTGTGCTCCTAGCGAGAAGTTTCTCAACATGGGGGGTCCGTTGGCTGTCGGCTTCGGAGTTGTCTTTGCTTCCTCGCTTG GCTCAATGTTCCTGCCGCCGACTTCTGCCTTCGGAGCAGGACTGTACTCGGTGGCAGTGTACGGAGGCCTCATTTTGTTCAGCATGTTCCTGCTGTACGATACACAGAAAGTGATCAAGCGTGCCGAAAGCCACCCCTTGTATGGAGTGCAGAGATATGATCCTATCAATGC ATGCATGGGAATCTACATGGACACTTTGAACATCTTCATGCGGATGGTCATGATTTTGGCcggtggtggtggaggaagaAAGAAGTGA